CCAGCTTGGGGTTTTGAAGGCGAAGCATTTTACAACGCATGCATCAAAGTCAAAACTAGGCTTAAAGCTCAACAAGTCTTAAAAGAATTGCAAGAAATCGAAATAACTTTAGGACGTAGGCGACACTCAAAAAGATATCAAAATAGAACCATAGATTTAGATATTTTATTTTTTGGAGATGATTACATTGCGGATTCTAATTTAAAAATACCTCACCCAGAACTTTCAAAACGCGATTTTGTTTTATTTCCCTTGGCAGATATTGCTACCCAAAAAACTCATCCAATTTTGAATCAAAATATTGAAAAACTGAAAGATGATTTACCAAAAAACAACACAATAAAAAAGACGGATGTCAAACTTAAACCTGTCAATTTTAAAGTTCCAGATGTAAACTATATTTGCATTGAAGGAAATATTGGAGCAGGAAAAACAACGTTCGTAGAGATGATGGAAGAAGATTTTGATGCCAAGTTGATTTTAGAACGTTTTAAAGAAAATCCCTTTTTGCCACAATTTTATAAAGATCCTAAGCGTTATGCTTTTCCTACAGAAATGTCTTTTTTGGCAGATCGGCACCAACAATTAGTCGATGACATTACACAACTTGATTTGTTTTCTAACTTTAGTATTGCAGATTACGATTTATATAAAAGTTTGATTTTTGCTAGAATAACCCTTAAAGACCAAGAATTTAAACTCTATAAAAAGGTCTTTGATATCATGTATCGTAATATTACAAAACCAGATTTATATGTTTACTTTTATCAAAATACAGAACGATTACTTGAAAATATTCATAAAAGAGGTAGAAGCTACGAACAAGATATCAATGCCGATTATTTAGAAAAAATCAATCAGGGTTATTTGAATTTTATAAAAAATGAAAACCGCTTTAAAACTAAAATCTTAGATATTTCAGAATTAGATTTTGTTGACAAAAGAGAAGATTACCTCAAATTAGTAGGAGATATACTAAATTTTTGAAAGTATTTTTAAGTTCAAAAATTTATATTTTAAAACTTTGCCATTCTTTTAAGGTTTTTTCGGTCTTCTAAAATTTTAAATTCCCTTAAATTTGCAAATCTTTATAATAAATCAAGTTAATGGAAAAGCGCCAAAACCCAATCCGATTTTCCAAAAACAAAACTCAATAAATCGAACTTAAAGCGCTCATTAAGGCTTTTTAAGTATATTGGATCTCATCGGTGGAAGCTTCTTATAGGCATGATATTTTTAGGATTGACTGGAGTAACAGCTCTGTTGTTTCCTAAGCTTATGGGCGATTTGATTAAAACCGCTGAATTTAGTGAAGAAGATATAAACACCATGGGAATGTGGCTACTTATTTTATTTACAGCTCAAGCCATATTTTCATTTTTTAGAGTAGTCTTGTTTGTAAACGTCACCGAAAATATGCTTTCTGCCGTTCGTCAAGACGCATACAACACGCTTATAAAAATGCCAATGTCTTTCTTTTCAGGACGACGTGTCAGCGAGCTCAATAGCCGTATTGCGGCAGACATCGGACAGATTCAAGATACCTTTACAACGGGAATTGCAGAGTTTTTGCGTCAAATGATTATTGTTGTAGGTGGTATTATTGCACTTTTTTTAACTTCTGTGAAACTATCTTTATTGATGTTGGTTACCATTCCAGTGTTTGTAGTAGTTGCCGTCATTTTTGGTCGATACATCAAAAAGCTTTCTAAACAAGCTCAAGACAAAGTTGCAGATGCCAATAGCATAGTAGGCGAAACATTGCAAGCCATAGCAGACGTAAAAGCCTTTACCAATGAGTTTTTTGAAATTAAAAAATATAAAAATGCAGTGCTTGATATTAAATCTATCTCCATTAAAGGAGGTTTGGCTCGTGGTGCATTTTCTTCTTTTATCATTTTTTGTATTTTTGGAGCTATTGTGCTTTTGGTGTGGTATGCGGTCAAACTTCAGCACGCTGGTGAGCTTGATCAATCACAGCTTATTACCTTTATTTTATACACCATTTTTGTTGGAGCTTCTATTGGTGGACTACCTATTCAATATGCTCAAATTCAAAAAGCAGTCGGAGCAACCGAAAGAGTATTTGACATTATTGACGAAACTCCAGAAGACTTAAAGGATTTAAAATTAAAAAATAAAATCAAAGGCAATTTAAAATTTGAAAAAGTGAATTTTGCCTATCCTTCACGACCCGATGATCAGGTTTTACATCACCTTAGCTTTGATATATTAAAAGGGCAATCCACGGCTTTTGTTGGTACAAGTGGTGCGGGAAAATCTACTATTGCTAAACTAATTATGAGGTTTTATGAACCACAATCTGGAAAAATTTTGTTTGATGATAAGGAAGCTACATCTTATAATTTAAATGAACTCAGACAACAAATTGCTATGGTTCCTCAAGATGTCCTCCTCTTTGGAGGAAGTATCAAAGATAATATTGCTTATGGAAAACCCAATGCTAGTTTTGAAGCTATAAAAAAAGTCGCAATTCAAGCCAATGCTCACGATTTTATCATGTCGTTTCCTGATCAATACGAGACTCAAGTTGGTGAACGTGGTGTGCAACTATCTGGCGGGCAAAAACAACGTATAGCTATAGCTAGAGCAGTACTCAAAAACCCAGTGATTTTAATTTTAGATGAAGCCACAAGTTCATTAGATTCTGAATCTGAATTATTGGTTCAAGATGCACTTGATAAACTGATGAGAAATAGAACTTCTGTTATTATTGCTCACCGGCTGTCAACCATTAAAAAAGCCGATCAAATTTTAGTGCTTCAAGACGGAAAAATAACTTCAAAAGGCAATCACAAATCACTACTTGATGATAAATCTGGCTTGTATCATAAGCTTTTAACCATTCAGATGGAAGCTCATAATTAACTTATTTCATTTAGGTCAACTAATATAAGCTAAGAGATGCAATTTCTTTAACTTTGCAAGGCATGAAAACAAAAGAAATCAAAAAATTAGTAGATAAGGGTGAATATTTGCCTCTTATGGAAGCCTTTTACACTATTCAAGGAGAAGGTCATCATACAGGAACTGTCGCTTATTTTATACGTATTGGCGGATGTGATGTTGGTTGCCATTGGTGCGATGTTAAAGAAAGCTGGAACCCAGAAATTCATCCTCCAACAGACATAAAAACAATTATTAATGAGGCTAAAAAATACTCGGATACTATTGTGGTTACTGGTGGCGAACCGCTGACTTGGGATATGTCAAAACTCACCCAAGGTCTAAAAGACAAAGGCATGAAGATTCACATCGAAACTTCAGGAGCCTACAAAATGACAGGTGTTTGGGATTGGATTTGTCTGTCACCTAAAAAAATAAAATTACCTCAACCTGAAATTTATAAACATGCAGACGAATTGAAAGTTATAATCTTCAATAAACACGATTTTAAATTTGCAGAAGATCAAGCCCAAAAACTAGAAACTCAAGCTTTGCTTTATCTTCAACCAGAATGGAGTGTTCGAGAAAAAATGATGCCAACTATCGTAGAGTATGTTATGAAGCATCCCAAATGGAAAATCTCACTTCAAACCCATAAATACTTAAGAATCCCTTGATTAAACTCAGTGTTTTTGAAGGTTGATTGCTATGTTATTTGAGATTTAAACAACAATCATTCTTCAGCATAAAAATCATGTGCCAATAACCCTAAAAATAGCTAATGCAGATAAACTTATCAGTATTCTGACTTTAAATTAGTTTTTCATTGAGTAACTTGGGTTTAACTTTTTTTTCTATTTTTGTCAAAATGAAATTCAAAGCAAGTCAAATAGCAGAACTACTCGGCGGAAGTATTGAGGGAAACCAAGATATCGAAGTTGATAAACTCTCTAAAATAGAAGAAGGCGAAGAAGGCTCACTAACCTTTTTACCAATCCTAAATATACATCCTATATATACACAACCAAAGCCAGTATTTGTATTGTCGATAAAGATTTTGAACAAGCTCAAGATATTAATATGACATTGATTAGAGTTGATAATCCTTATGAGTCGTTTTCAAAACTTTTAGAATACTACAATCAGGTTAAGCTTGATAAATCTGGAATAGAAGAACCCAATCATATTTCAAAATCAGCTAGTATTGGTAAAAAACCTTATATAGGTGCATTCACATACATAGGTAAAAATGTAAAAATAGGAGATAATGTTAAAATTTATCCCCATACTTATATTGGTGATAATGTTGTGATTGGTAACCATGTAAATATTTTTTCAGGTTGTAAAATTTACTCTGAAACAGTAATCGGCAACAATTGTGTTTTGCACAGTAATGTAGTTTTAGGTGCTGATGGTTTTGGGTTTTCTCCAGATCAAATAGGGGTTTATAAAAAAATACCTCAAATAGGTAATGTAGTGATTGAAGACCATGTTGATATAGGAGCAGGTACAACCATAGATCGGGCAACTTTGGGCTCAACAATTATCAGAGAAGGTGTAAAATTAGACAATCATATACAAATAGCTCACAACGTAGAAATAGGCAAACATTCAGCCATTGCCGCCCAAACAGGAATTGCAGGATCAACCAAAATCGGCGAAAACTGTCTTATCGGTGGTCAAGTTGGTATTGTAGGTCATATCACTATAGGAAATCGGGTAAAAGTTCAGGCTCAAACAGGTATCGGCAGAAATGTTAAAGATGACGAAGTTATTCAAGGGTCACCAGCTCTGGCTTATGGCGATTTTAATAAATCATATGTCCATTTTAAAAACTTACCAAAACTTGTTAAAAAAATAGAAACCCTTGAACAAAAACTTCAAGATTATGAAAAAACATCCAACTAAACAGACTACTATCCAAAGAGAAGTGAGTCTAGAAGGTGTAGGTTTACACACTGGAAAAAACGTAAAATTAACCTTTAAGCCTGCCAAAGCAAATCACGGATATGCTTTTCAGCGTATTGATTTAGAAGGACATCCTATTATTCCTGCAGACGTCAACTTAGTTACAAATACCGAAAGAGGCACCACACTTGAGAAAAATGGAGTTACCATACAAACTACTGAGCATGTTTTGGCCGCTTGTGTAGGTTTAGATATTGATAATGTGCTGATTGAACTCAATGCTTCTGAACCACCGATTATGGATGGATCTTCAAAATTTTTTGTTGAAGCCCTTGAAAAAGCTGGAAAAGTTGAACTCGATGTAGAGCGTGAAGAATTTGTTGTCAAAGATGTTATTTCTTTTGCTAATGATGATGGCTCTGAATTGATTTTAATGCCTGCAGATAATTATCAAGTGACTACAATGGTAGATTTTGGCACAAAAGTCCTTGGCACTCAAAATGCTTCGATAAAATCGGTTAATGAATTTAAAAATCAAATTGCTGACGCCAGAACTTTTAGTTTTCTTCATGAAATAGAAATGCTTCTTGACCATGGTCTAATCAAAGGAGGCGACTTAAATAATGCTATTGTTTATGTAGATAAAGCATTAAATCCAGAAACTACAGAAAAGTTAAAAGAAGCTTTTGGTAAAGATGAAATTCACATCAAATCTAATGGTATTTTAGATAATTTAACCCTGCATTATCCTAACGAAGCCGCAAGACACAAACTACTTGATGTTCTTGGAGATTTGGCTTTGATAGTACTCGCATAAGAGGCAAAGTGATTGCCAACAAGCCTGGCCATACTGTCAACACACAATTTGCCAAAAAATTATCAAAAATCATCAAAACCGAAAAGCGTAACAAAGTTCCAAAAATCAATCTCAACACTAAACCGCTTTTTGATGTTTCTGAAATCATGAATCGTTTACCACATCGACCACCGTTTTTGTTGGTTGATAAAATATACGAACTTTCTGACAAACACGTCATTGGGGTTAAAAATGTAACTATGAATGAACCTTTCTTTATAGGTCATTTCCCAGGAAAACCAGTTATGCCTGGTGTTTTGCAAGTTGAAGCAATGGCTCAAACTGGTGGAATATTAGCTTTAAGCACCGTTGAAGATCCAGAAAATTATTTGACTTTTTTTATGAAAATGGACAATGTCAAATTCAAACAAAAAGTTGAACCTGGCGATACACTTATTTTTAAATTAGAACTCATATCTCCTATAAGGCGTGGTATTTGTCATATGCAAGGCTATGCTTATGTCAATGGCAAATTGGCTTCTGAAGCTGAGCTTATGGCACAAATCGTTAGACAAAATTAATAATTTATGAATCAACATTTAGCTTATGTTCATCCAGGTGCCAAAATAGCAAAAAATGTAGTTATTGAACCCTTTACTACCATTCACAATAATGTCGTTATTGGCGAAGGAACTTGGATTGGCTCTAACGTAACTATCATGGAAGGAGCAAGAATTGGTAAGAATGTGAGCATTTTTCCTGGAGCTGTTATTTCGGCTATTCCACAAGATAAAAAATTTAATGAAGAAGAAACTATCACAGAAATTGGTGATGGTACAACTATTCGTGAATGTGTAACTATCAATCGTGGTACTTCTGATCGCAACAAAACCAAAGTAGGTAAAAATTGCTGGATTATACTATATTGCCACATTGCACACGATTGTATTGTTGGCGACAATTGTGTGTTTTCTAACAACAGCACCTTAGCTGGTCATATTACCGTTGGCGATTATGTTGTTCTTGCTGGCATGGTCGCTGTTCAGCAATTTTGTAGCATTGGTCAACACGCATTTATCACTGGTGGTTCTTTGGTAAGAAAAGATGTTCCGCCCTATGTCAAAGCCGCTAGAGAGCCTTTATCTTATGTTGGTATCAATTCAGTGGGTTTAAGACGACGTGGATTTGACACCGAAAAAATTAGAGAAATACAAAATATATATCGAATTTTATACCAGCGTAATTATAATAACACTCAAGCCTTTTCAATCATTGAAGCTGAAATGGAAGCCACGCCTGAGCGAGATGAAATTCTTCAATTTATCAAAGATTCTCAACGTGGAATTATGAAAGGTTATTTTTCAAATTGATTGTTTTTTTAGATTTATTTTAAATCCTAAAATTTATATGTATTGAGTAAATAATAATAAGTAAATTTGTTTAGAAAATGTTTCCGAAAGGAGAAACTTACTCTTTATCTGATTAAAAAATAAGTTCATATAGAAGTGTTTGTGAAAATTTTTCTGAAACTTAAGATTGAAAACTGAATACTGAGAACTGAACACTGAAAACTGAATACTTAAAACTGAACACTGAAAACTGAATACTGAAAACAAAACTATGGCAACAACAAGTGATATTAGAAATGGATTATGCATCAGATATAATCATGATATTTTTAAAATTGTAGAATTTCTTCACGTTAAGCCTGGAAAAGGTCCAGCTTTCGTAAGAACTAAACTCAAAAGTGTAACCACAGGAAAAGTAATTGACAACACCTTTTCTGCAGGTCACAAAATCGATGAAGTTCGAGTAGAAACCCATAAATTTCAATTTTTATACAACGATGGTGAGTTTTACCACTTTATGAATCAAGAAGACTACACTCAGATTAGATTAACAGAAGTCGCTCTTGATATGCCAGGTTTGCTCAAAGAAGGTGATGTGGTAACAGTTCTCATCAACACAGAAGATAATGAGCCGTTGTCTGTTGAAATGCCACCACACGTCATTATGGAAGTAACTCAAACTGAACCTGGT
This genomic window from Flavobacterium sp. CS20 contains:
- a CDS encoding 7-carboxy-7-deazaguanine synthase QueE codes for the protein MKTKEIKKLVDKGEYLPLMEAFYTIQGEGHHTGTVAYFIRIGGCDVGCHWCDVKESWNPEIHPPTDIKTIINEAKKYSDTIVVTGGEPLTWDMSKLTQGLKDKGMKIHIETSGAYKMTGVWDWICLSPKKIKLPQPEIYKHADELKVIIFNKHDFKFAEDQAQKLETQALLYLQPEWSVREKMMPTIVEYVMKHPKWKISLQTHKYLRIP
- the folK gene encoding 2-amino-4-hydroxy-6-hydroxymethyldihydropteridine diphosphokinase, whose amino-acid sequence is MSTLTSVYIALGSNQGQREVYLQKAIEAIFTKIGSVTHISSVYETPAWGFEGEAFYNACIKVKTRLKAQQVLKELQEIEITLGRRRHSKRYQNRTIDLDILFFGDDYIADSNLKIPHPELSKRDFVLFPLADIATQKTHPILNQNIEKLKDDLPKNNTIKKTDVKLKPVNFKVPDVNYICIEGNIGAGKTTFVEMMEEDFDAKLILERFKENPFLPQFYKDPKRYAFPTEMSFLADRHQQLVDDITQLDLFSNFSIADYDLYKSLIFARITLKDQEFKLYKKVFDIMYRNITKPDLYVYFYQNTERLLENIHKRGRSYEQDINADYLEKINQGYLNFIKNENRFKTKILDISELDFVDKREDYLKLVGDILNF
- the efp gene encoding elongation factor P, with the translated sequence MATTSDIRNGLCIRYNHDIFKIVEFLHVKPGKGPAFVRTKLKSVTTGKVIDNTFSAGHKIDEVRVETHKFQFLYNDGEFYHFMNQEDYTQIRLTEVALDMPGLLKEGDVVTVLINTEDNEPLSVEMPPHVIMEVTQTEPGVKGNTATNATKPATVETGHEVNVPLFINEGDKIKIETEKGTYKERIKE
- the lpxA gene encoding acyl-ACP--UDP-N-acetylglucosamine O-acyltransferase; the encoded protein is MNQHLAYVHPGAKIAKNVVIEPFTTIHNNVVIGEGTWIGSNVTIMEGARIGKNVSIFPGAVISAIPQDKKFNEEETITEIGDGTTIRECVTINRGTSDRNKTKVGKNCWIILYCHIAHDCIVGDNCVFSNNSTLAGHITVGDYVVLAGMVAVQQFCSIGQHAFITGGSLVRKDVPPYVKAAREPLSYVGINSVGLRRRGFDTEKIREIQNIYRILYQRNYNNTQAFSIIEAEMEATPERDEILQFIKDSQRGIMKGYFSN
- a CDS encoding ABC transporter ATP-binding protein — encoded protein: MIFLGLTGVTALLFPKLMGDLIKTAEFSEEDINTMGMWLLILFTAQAIFSFFRVVLFVNVTENMLSAVRQDAYNTLIKMPMSFFSGRRVSELNSRIAADIGQIQDTFTTGIAEFLRQMIIVVGGIIALFLTSVKLSLLMLVTIPVFVVVAVIFGRYIKKLSKQAQDKVADANSIVGETLQAIADVKAFTNEFFEIKKYKNAVLDIKSISIKGGLARGAFSSFIIFCIFGAIVLLVWYAVKLQHAGELDQSQLITFILYTIFVGASIGGLPIQYAQIQKAVGATERVFDIIDETPEDLKDLKLKNKIKGNLKFEKVNFAYPSRPDDQVLHHLSFDILKGQSTAFVGTSGAGKSTIAKLIMRFYEPQSGKILFDDKEATSYNLNELRQQIAMVPQDVLLFGGSIKDNIAYGKPNASFEAIKKVAIQANAHDFIMSFPDQYETQVGERGVQLSGGQKQRIAIARAVLKNPVILILDEATSSLDSESELLVQDALDKLMRNRTSVIIAHRLSTIKKADQILVLQDGKITSKGNHKSLLDDKSGLYHKLLTIQMEAHN